From Corynebacterium frankenforstense DSM 45800, the proteins below share one genomic window:
- the manA gene encoding mannose-6-phosphate isomerase, class I encodes MDLLNGTIRAYPWGSRTLLPALCGRQVPSERPEAELWYGAHPASPSELAGSGTLLDAAVAADPRATLGGRVADAHDGQLPFLVKILAADQPLSLQAHPSPEQAEAGFARENAAGVPVDAPNRNYRDAHHKPEIMIALTEFRAMAGFRPVEATRELFAELDCPECDRYLTMLDPGPDGETDLRGLFTTWITIPGETRRELIDAIVARARVRGRRDDWIGDVLRTVVDLNQRYPGDVGVLGALLLNHVTLRPGEAIYLDAGQLHAYVQGMGVEIQANSDNVLRGGLTSKYVDVPELVRVLDFTPLADPRVVPVPSEEGPAGSVDYPVPVSDFVITVGHPPADGWRIDQDAPAILLCTNGHLEVADKKLSAGDALWLAAEDPEVTVTGPGQLVWVRC; translated from the coding sequence ATGGATCTGCTCAACGGAACCATCCGTGCGTACCCGTGGGGTTCGCGCACGCTGCTGCCCGCGCTCTGTGGCCGGCAGGTGCCCTCCGAGCGCCCCGAGGCCGAGCTCTGGTACGGCGCGCACCCCGCCTCGCCGTCTGAACTGGCGGGCTCCGGGACGCTTCTCGACGCCGCGGTGGCCGCCGACCCGCGCGCCACGCTCGGCGGGCGCGTGGCCGACGCCCACGACGGTCAGCTGCCCTTCCTGGTCAAGATCCTCGCCGCCGACCAGCCGCTGTCCCTGCAGGCCCACCCCTCGCCGGAGCAGGCCGAGGCCGGCTTCGCCCGGGAGAACGCGGCCGGGGTGCCCGTCGACGCGCCGAACCGCAACTACCGCGACGCGCACCACAAGCCGGAGATCATGATCGCGCTGACCGAGTTCCGCGCGATGGCCGGCTTCCGCCCCGTCGAGGCCACCCGCGAGCTCTTCGCCGAGCTCGACTGCCCCGAGTGCGACCGCTACCTGACCATGCTGGACCCGGGCCCGGACGGTGAGACCGACCTGCGCGGGCTGTTCACCACCTGGATCACCATCCCGGGCGAGACCCGCCGCGAGCTCATCGACGCGATCGTCGCCAGGGCCCGTGTGCGCGGCAGGCGGGACGACTGGATCGGCGACGTGCTGCGCACCGTCGTCGATCTCAACCAGCGCTACCCCGGCGACGTCGGCGTCCTCGGTGCCCTGCTGCTCAACCACGTCACCCTGCGCCCCGGCGAGGCCATCTACCTCGACGCCGGGCAGCTGCACGCCTACGTGCAGGGCATGGGCGTGGAGATCCAGGCCAACTCCGACAACGTGCTGCGCGGCGGACTGACCTCCAAGTACGTCGACGTCCCCGAGCTGGTGCGCGTCCTCGACTTCACCCCGCTGGCCGACCCGCGCGTGGTGCCCGTGCCCAGCGAGGAGGGCCCGGCCGGCTCCGTGGACTACCCGGTGCCGGTGTCCGACTTCGTCATCACCGTCGGCCACCCGCCGGCCGACGGCTGGCGCATCGACCAGGACGCCCCGGCGATCCTGCTGTGCACCAACGGCCACCTCGAGGTCGCGGACAAGAAGCTCAGCGCCGGCGACGCGCTGTGGCTGGCCGCCGAGGACCCGGAGGTCACCGTCACCGGCCCCGGCCAGCTGGTCTGGGTGCGCTGCTAG